A genomic stretch from Petrimonas mucosa includes:
- a CDS encoding RagB/SusD family nutrient uptake outer membrane protein, translating into MKKNINNICLIFSLLGLFFSSCDLDAPSKSAAEGSVVLSIEALAEGAVMGIHQSFGETNSYRGRYLPYYGINSDVEWLNGINPSQLNDAGKHELATYAASPGNTQMNTDNNAWAKFYEGIERANKAIEGLREYGKVNENPRMAQLLGEALTLRAVIYLDLVKGWGDVPARFEPITTETLYLPRTDRDVIYKQLLADLDEAEELVAWPNETDVTSSTERVNKAFVKGLMARIALYAGGYSQRADGIRRSNDPELSPDKMYALAKEKTLEVIQEGSNTLGSFEQNFRLLCQDDVTAGKESLWEIPFSAGRGRVLYTLGVEHKAIDQYTGQNKGGVNGPLPFLFYDYDVEDVRRDITCVPYEWSNSNPSRQQLRSIGKWCFGKLRYEWMTRRVTSTNDDGINWQYMRLADVYLMAAEAINELDGPAAAAPYLKPILDRALPAAKVNAYMAQATASKAAFFNAIVEQRALEFAGESLRKADLIRWNLLKTKLDEAKAKMTQLINREGPYADLPERLYFKTASDNETLIIYGLNHGDTDEIGASLGYEGSTLWFDPSDLKPELINALYQKDPDQNQFWPIWQTFIDSSNGQLTN; encoded by the coding sequence ATGAAAAAAAATATCAACAACATCTGTCTGATTTTTTCCCTGTTGGGACTTTTCTTCAGCTCCTGCGACCTGGATGCACCATCCAAGTCGGCAGCGGAAGGGTCGGTCGTACTTTCAATAGAGGCCCTGGCCGAAGGAGCGGTGATGGGCATCCATCAATCGTTTGGAGAGACCAACTCCTACCGCGGGCGTTACCTCCCCTATTATGGAATCAACAGCGACGTGGAGTGGCTAAACGGTATCAATCCCTCCCAGCTGAACGACGCCGGCAAGCATGAACTGGCAACCTATGCCGCTTCACCCGGAAACACGCAGATGAATACCGACAACAATGCCTGGGCAAAGTTCTACGAAGGTATTGAACGGGCCAACAAGGCCATAGAAGGGCTTCGTGAATATGGTAAAGTGAATGAAAATCCCAGAATGGCACAGCTGTTGGGTGAAGCGCTCACCCTGCGTGCCGTGATCTATCTCGACCTGGTCAAGGGCTGGGGTGATGTGCCGGCACGCTTCGAGCCAATCACTACCGAAACTCTCTATTTGCCGCGTACCGACCGGGATGTGATCTACAAGCAGTTGCTGGCCGACCTGGATGAGGCTGAAGAGCTGGTGGCCTGGCCAAACGAGACCGATGTCACCTCCAGTACCGAGAGGGTAAACAAGGCTTTCGTGAAGGGATTGATGGCACGCATCGCACTCTATGCAGGGGGCTATTCGCAGCGGGCCGACGGCATCCGCCGCAGCAACGACCCGGAGTTGAGTCCCGACAAGATGTATGCATTGGCCAAGGAAAAGACGCTTGAGGTGATCCAGGAAGGGTCCAATACGCTGGGGTCGTTTGAACAGAACTTCCGGCTGCTCTGCCAGGATGATGTGACTGCAGGCAAGGAGTCGCTCTGGGAGATCCCATTCTCTGCCGGCCGTGGACGCGTACTCTATACCCTGGGTGTGGAGCACAAGGCAATAGATCAATATACGGGGCAGAACAAGGGTGGTGTAAACGGTCCGCTCCCTTTTCTCTTCTATGATTATGATGTGGAAGATGTAAGACGCGATATCACCTGTGTACCCTATGAGTGGTCCAACTCCAATCCGAGCCGGCAACAGCTCCGCAGCATCGGCAAGTGGTGTTTCGGCAAGTTGCGCTATGAATGGATGACACGGCGTGTTACCTCAACCAATGACGACGGTATCAACTGGCAATACATGCGGTTGGCCGATGTCTACCTGATGGCTGCCGAGGCGATCAATGAACTGGATGGTCCCGCCGCCGCGGCTCCCTACCTGAAGCCGATCCTCGACAGGGCGCTTCCCGCAGCAAAGGTAAATGCCTATATGGCTCAGGCAACTGCCAGTAAGGCAGCATTCTTCAATGCTATTGTGGAGCAGCGTGCACTGGAATTTGCGGGTGAAAGCCTCCGCAAGGCCGACCTGATCCGGTGGAATCTGCTCAAGACCAAGCTGGATGAAGCCAAGGCGAAGATGACCCAGTTGATCAATCGGGAAGGCCCTTATGCGGATCTGCCCGAGAGACTCTATTTCAAGACTGCAAGCGACAACGAAACATTGATCATTTACGGATTGAACCACGGTGATACCGATGAGATCGGTGCCAGCCTGGGTTATGAAGGCAGCACCCTCTGGTTCGACCCGAGTGACTTGAAACCTGAGCTGATCAATGCCCTCTATCAGAAGGATCCCGACCAGAATCAGTTCTGGCCGATCTGGCAGACATTTATCGACAGCAGTAACGGACAATTAACGAACTAA
- a CDS encoding DUF4957 domain-containing protein, with translation MKRRAIQSIISLALLAVTLCNYSCKDDRAEELTSIDYERLFSPIKIEALVINRTDARLNWVHNKEVESYTLELFADDSLTFAGTPVRIYEGITESELPYYIRDLDGETRYSARIKAVAAERNESKWSGVTFKTGTENIFLPFVDGDVEATSVTLRWIPGRIVTAIQLEPGGIVHTVTADEIEAGIATIEGLASETNYTVTLKNGSKTRGVLTFMTLVDIGNAIPVYPEDDLQAMLDVASDGDVFALFPGTYGDGSKIVISKSVEIKGVYPYDRAVLNGYISLLDGAGLVLKDLILEGTETDGSQTIVYGTGDVEYGPLTVTGCEIRNYVKGLIYLNVRAMVESMTFHGNIIHGIVCDGGDFIDSRVGAMRSLTFTNNTVYNSAASRDFIRYDDASGSFPGITTEILVDHNTLHGVSNTSSRRLLYVRFRENKITFTNTIVAATEGIFSNQANTDPSPTFGGNNFFNAPNLFSASGSSSRIFDDSATQENPGFTDAANGNFTVTNEVLKAKGTGDPRWVN, from the coding sequence ATGAAAAGAAGAGCTATACAATCCATCATATCTCTTGCCCTCCTGGCTGTAACACTGTGCAATTACAGCTGTAAGGACGACCGGGCGGAGGAGTTGACATCAATCGATTACGAGCGACTTTTCTCTCCCATCAAGATCGAGGCGCTGGTGATCAACCGTACCGACGCCCGGCTAAACTGGGTGCACAACAAGGAGGTGGAGTCCTATACGCTGGAGCTGTTTGCCGACGACAGTCTCACCTTCGCCGGCACTCCGGTGAGAATCTACGAGGGGATCACTGAAAGTGAGTTGCCCTATTATATCCGCGACCTCGACGGTGAAACCCGCTACTCGGCACGGATCAAGGCTGTAGCTGCCGAGAGGAATGAATCGAAATGGAGCGGCGTGACGTTCAAAACCGGTACGGAGAACATCTTTCTACCTTTTGTGGATGGGGATGTGGAGGCCACCTCGGTTACCTTGCGATGGATACCCGGCAGGATAGTGACCGCTATCCAGCTAGAGCCGGGCGGCATCGTGCATACTGTTACCGCCGACGAGATTGAGGCGGGCATTGCCACCATCGAAGGGCTGGCCAGCGAGACCAACTATACGGTCACGCTGAAGAACGGAAGCAAGACACGTGGCGTACTCACCTTCATGACCCTGGTTGACATTGGTAACGCCATTCCGGTATATCCGGAAGATGACCTCCAGGCAATGCTGGATGTAGCCAGTGATGGTGACGTCTTTGCTCTCTTCCCGGGAACCTACGGCGACGGAAGCAAGATAGTGATCAGCAAGAGCGTCGAAATAAAAGGGGTATATCCATACGACAGAGCTGTGCTGAATGGTTACATCTCCCTGCTGGATGGAGCTGGCTTGGTCCTCAAGGATCTTATCCTGGAGGGTACCGAAACTGACGGCAGCCAGACCATCGTCTATGGCACCGGCGATGTGGAGTATGGTCCGCTCACCGTGACAGGGTGTGAAATCCGCAATTACGTGAAGGGCCTGATCTACCTTAATGTAAGGGCAATGGTGGAATCGATGACTTTCCATGGCAACATCATCCATGGCATTGTCTGTGATGGTGGTGACTTTATCGATTCCCGTGTAGGTGCGATGCGGTCGCTGACCTTCACCAACAACACCGTATACAACAGTGCAGCTAGCAGGGATTTCATCCGTTACGACGACGCCTCCGGCTCCTTCCCGGGCATCACCACCGAGATACTGGTGGACCACAATACCCTTCACGGAGTGAGCAACACATCTTCAAGGCGGTTACTCTACGTGAGGTTCAGGGAGAACAAGATTACCTTCACCAACACCATTGTGGCGGCAACCGAGGGTATCTTCTCCAACCAGGCCAATACCGATCCGTCACCCACTTTTGGCGGGAACAACTTCTTCAATGCCCCGAACCTTTTCTCGGCATCCGGCAGCTCCTCGCGGATCTTTGACGATTCGGCCACACAGGAGAATCCCGGTTTCACAGATGCGGCCAACGGTAACTTCACGGTTACCAACGAGGTACTCAAAGCCAAAGGTACCGGTGATCCCCGCTGGGTGAACTAA
- a CDS encoding glycoside hydrolase family 28 protein, translated as MTLLISCREHTQVNSGYPYAYLYEELPFDMPRVEIPTFPDQQVSVADFGGKPDGITLNTKAFDDAMQALSGMGGGTLVVPKGIWFTGPIVFRSNINLHLEKGALILFSPDKDLYPLVETVFEGLDTRRCQSPISGRNLENIAITGEGSINGSGEAWRPLKKEKVTEAHWRKVVGSGGAVLNDNYWFPSAAAMEAHQRSDMNVPRALTTEEEWMEVRDFLRPVMVSFIECKNVYLQGVLFENSPAWNIHPLMCENVIVDGILVRNPSYSQNGDGIDLESCVNSIIVNSIFDVGDDAICIKSGKDEDGRRRGRPTVNLIVDNCKVFHGHGGFIVGSEMSGGVRNISVSNCQFLGTDVGLRFKSNRGRGGVVENIHISDIYMFNITTDSFLFDLYYGGKSASESLADGDTTPVDQPPFPVSEETPVFRNIYVRDLVSRNARRALFFNGLPEMNIENIHLENAFITARYGAELSESKEITFNNVTVIPEEGPAYMLHNVKQFTADGIFSDDEKGNPLVEITGERSEAVRLTGVPREQVEIASGADSSEVVCLN; from the coding sequence ATGACTCTCCTGATTTCCTGCAGGGAGCATACTCAGGTTAATAGCGGTTACCCATATGCATATCTTTATGAGGAGCTGCCTTTCGATATGCCCCGTGTGGAGATCCCCACCTTTCCCGATCAGCAGGTAAGTGTGGCAGACTTTGGGGGTAAGCCGGATGGCATCACCCTTAATACCAAAGCATTCGATGATGCCATGCAGGCGCTTTCCGGAATGGGTGGCGGCACACTCGTCGTACCCAAAGGCATCTGGTTCACCGGACCCATTGTCTTCCGCTCCAATATCAACCTGCATCTGGAGAAGGGAGCACTTATCCTCTTTTCGCCCGACAAGGACCTCTACCCGCTTGTAGAGACGGTATTCGAGGGTCTCGATACCCGCCGTTGCCAGTCGCCCATCTCCGGACGCAACCTGGAAAACATCGCCATTACGGGCGAGGGGTCGATCAACGGGTCAGGCGAGGCGTGGCGACCTCTCAAGAAGGAGAAGGTGACCGAAGCCCACTGGCGAAAAGTGGTCGGCTCGGGTGGGGCAGTGCTGAACGATAACTACTGGTTCCCATCGGCTGCGGCCATGGAGGCGCACCAGAGGAGCGACATGAACGTGCCCCGTGCCCTCACTACGGAGGAGGAGTGGATGGAGGTGAGGGATTTCCTGCGACCGGTGATGGTCAGCTTCATCGAATGCAAGAATGTCTACCTGCAGGGGGTCCTTTTTGAAAACTCGCCTGCATGGAACATCCATCCGTTGATGTGCGAGAATGTGATCGTCGACGGGATTCTGGTGCGTAACCCCAGCTACTCGCAAAATGGTGACGGCATCGACCTGGAATCTTGTGTCAACTCCATCATTGTCAATTCAATATTCGATGTGGGTGACGATGCTATCTGCATCAAGTCGGGCAAGGATGAGGATGGACGCCGCCGTGGTCGCCCGACGGTCAACCTGATCGTGGACAACTGCAAGGTGTTTCACGGGCATGGCGGCTTTATCGTGGGGAGCGAGATGTCTGGCGGCGTGCGCAACATCTCGGTGAGCAATTGCCAGTTTCTGGGAACCGACGTGGGGCTCCGTTTCAAGAGCAACCGCGGCAGGGGCGGCGTAGTGGAGAACATCCATATTTCCGACATCTACATGTTCAATATCACCACCGACTCTTTCCTTTTCGATCTCTATTACGGCGGAAAGTCGGCTTCGGAATCGCTTGCCGACGGTGATACGACGCCGGTCGACCAGCCACCGTTCCCGGTATCGGAGGAGACTCCCGTTTTCCGTAATATCTACGTAAGGGACCTGGTTTCCCGCAATGCACGACGTGCCCTGTTTTTTAATGGACTGCCGGAGATGAACATCGAGAATATCCATCTGGAGAATGCCTTTATCACGGCGCGTTACGGAGCAGAGCTTTCCGAATCGAAGGAGATCACCTTCAACAATGTGACGGTGATTCCGGAAGAGGGACCAGCCTACATGCTGCACAACGTGAAGCAGTTCACCGCCGATGGAATCTTCAGTGACGACGAAAAGGGGAATCCCCTCGTGGAGATTACCGGAGAAAGGAGCGAAGCAGTCAGGCTGACCGGTGTACCGCGGGAGCAGGTTGAGATCGCTTCCGGGGCGGACAGCAGCGAGGTGGTTTGTCTCAATTAG
- a CDS encoding rhamnogalacturonan acetylesterase: protein MKTIPLFNCLLLLFSLSLGIGRDHPVKILMAGDSTMADKPLFKTVKESVTGEETEEPFLERGWGQLLPELISEKGEVLNFARNGRSTRTFVEEGLWSELYSQIAPGDLVIIQFGHNDGVTTKASYTNPVQFRLNLVAFVNEVKAKGGYPILCTPVARRKFDEKGVLMPTHGEYPDIVRSVAAQEKVTLIDMEILTSHWLQEVGVEKSRRFFHKIPPGVSRLYPDGLDDNTHFNEEGAREVARLFAEACRKEQVDAVIRLLKTQ from the coding sequence ATGAAAACTATACCGCTTTTCAATTGCCTTTTGTTGCTCTTCTCCCTATCTTTGGGTATCGGTCGGGACCATCCGGTAAAGATCTTGATGGCGGGCGACTCAACCATGGCCGACAAGCCGCTGTTCAAAACGGTGAAAGAGAGTGTCACCGGTGAAGAGACCGAAGAGCCGTTTCTCGAAAGGGGGTGGGGACAGTTGCTCCCGGAATTGATTTCGGAGAAAGGGGAAGTCCTCAATTTTGCCCGCAACGGACGCAGTACCCGCACCTTTGTGGAGGAGGGGCTCTGGAGCGAGCTCTACAGCCAGATTGCACCGGGCGACCTGGTCATCATTCAGTTTGGACACAACGACGGGGTGACCACCAAGGCGAGTTACACCAACCCGGTGCAGTTCAGACTGAATCTGGTGGCCTTTGTCAATGAGGTAAAGGCCAAGGGGGGATATCCGATTCTCTGTACGCCGGTTGCACGCCGGAAATTTGACGAGAAGGGAGTTTTGATGCCTACCCACGGCGAATACCCTGATATCGTCCGCTCGGTAGCGGCTCAGGAGAAGGTTACCCTGATCGACATGGAGATTCTTACCTCACACTGGTTACAGGAGGTAGGAGTGGAGAAATCGAGACGGTTCTTCCATAAAATTCCTCCCGGGGTAAGCAGACTCTATCCCGACGGGCTGGACGACAACACCCATTTCAACGAAGAGGGAGCCCGCGAAGTGGCCAGACTCTTTGCCGAGGCTTGCAGAAAAGAGCAAGTAGACGCAGTTATCCGACTACTCAAAACGCAGTAA
- a CDS encoding glycoside hydrolase family 88/105 protein, with amino-acid sequence MMKRRDAIVIPLAALLLNCSGGGEKTTADPYYRKMADSEMKRYPESWMVDFSKAPKWNYTHGLEMQAFLQVGEKSGDEKYYRYAESYADTIVNEDGSIKTYRLERYNIDHINPGKILFPIYERTGNPKYLKALQLLRSQMETHPRISNGGFWHKQIYPHQVWLDGLYMATPFLAEYGKRFNEPALFDEVALQLITAWSDLHDEESGLLYHGWDESRQQRWADPVTGQSPHFWSRSIGWYMMALVDVLDFLPETHPKRDEVIGQLNKIAGAVERYRDPESGMWYQVTDQGDREGNYLESSGSIMFIYSWVKGAQKGYLPEEFARKGAEAYDQFLKQFIRENEDGTISVTSVCSVAGLGGEPRYRDGSFEYYISEPIRDDDPKAVGPFIMTSILLDR; translated from the coding sequence ATGATGAAAAGAAGAGATGCAATCGTGATTCCGTTGGCCGCCTTGCTGCTGAACTGCAGCGGCGGAGGAGAGAAGACAACAGCCGATCCTTACTACAGGAAGATGGCCGATTCGGAGATGAAGCGCTATCCGGAGAGCTGGATGGTAGACTTTTCAAAGGCCCCCAAATGGAACTATACCCATGGGCTGGAGATGCAGGCCTTCCTTCAGGTGGGAGAGAAGAGCGGCGACGAGAAGTACTACCGTTACGCCGAAAGTTACGCCGATACTATCGTCAACGAGGATGGTTCCATCAAGACCTACCGGCTTGAGCGCTACAACATCGACCATATCAATCCGGGAAAGATTCTCTTCCCGATCTATGAACGGACAGGAAATCCGAAATATCTGAAGGCGTTGCAACTGCTCAGGAGCCAGATGGAGACCCATCCCAGGATCTCCAATGGAGGCTTCTGGCATAAACAGATCTACCCTCACCAGGTTTGGCTGGATGGCCTTTATATGGCAACCCCTTTCCTGGCGGAATATGGCAAGCGGTTCAACGAGCCGGCCCTCTTCGACGAAGTTGCACTGCAGCTGATCACCGCCTGGAGCGACCTGCACGACGAGGAGAGCGGCCTGCTCTACCACGGTTGGGATGAGAGCCGTCAACAGCGCTGGGCCGATCCGGTGACGGGACAGTCGCCCCATTTCTGGTCGAGGAGTATCGGCTGGTACATGATGGCACTGGTTGATGTGCTGGATTTCCTGCCGGAGACGCATCCCAAACGGGATGAGGTGATTGGACAGCTGAACAAAATTGCCGGGGCGGTGGAGCGTTATCGCGATCCGGAAAGCGGCATGTGGTATCAGGTGACCGACCAGGGCGACCGGGAAGGGAACTATCTGGAGTCGTCCGGATCGATCATGTTTATCTACAGCTGGGTAAAAGGTGCGCAGAAAGGTTATCTGCCGGAGGAGTTCGCCCGAAAAGGGGCTGAAGCGTACGACCAGTTCCTGAAGCAGTTCATTCGCGAGAACGAGGATGGCACCATTTCGGTTACCAGTGTCTGCTCGGTGGCAGGACTGGGGGGCGAGCCCAGATACCGCGACGGCAGTTTCGAATACTATATCTCTGAGCCGATCAGGGATGACGACCCCAAGGCGGTAGGGCCTTTCATCATGACCAGCATCCTGCTGGACAGGTAA
- a CDS encoding pectinesterase family protein, which produces MRKLIVSLLIVLILPVVPADAQTPAFPGAEGAGRYTTGGRGGEVLYVTSLEDSDKPGTLRWAIRKKGPRTILFKVSGEIRLKSPLKIDNGDLTIAGQSAPGDGICISNHETVISADNVIIRFIRFRLGDRGGRAVDALSGYRNRQIIIDHCSMSWSVDELASFYDNENFTMQWCFLAESLRNSRHDKGKHGYGGIWGGRHASFHHNLLVHNDSRNPRFCGSRYSGRPDLELVDFRNNVIYNWGSNNIYAAEGGSYNLIANYYKPGPASSKGSSARIINPDADNGENHQPAGVHGRFYLEGNILEGNAAVTADNRLGVELGESFKQFAPGVSREDILADQPFPVADVTTDKAEEAFEKVLRYGGCSLVRDIHDKRYVDNVRDGTYSFEGSAGSRGGLIDSQQDVGGWPQYRTYDTYIDSDGDGIPDGWLEKHYPGKQANDRNSEGYTYLELYLNSLVAHLMGVSTPIAVKRIVVDQRGGGDYRTLQEAVDAVRAFDPDFFTEIFVREGTYYEKVMIPDHVRNLRIVGENRERTIISFNDHALLNNMGTFRTYTLMVRGERITLENLTIENNAPAVAQAVALHTEGDRIILRNCRLLGNQDTLYTGRERGRLYFFRCHIEGTTDFIFGSSTAWFEECELHAKKNSYITAASTPADTPYGYIFNRCQITVAEGVTALYLGRPWRPHAMTLFMNCTLPKTIHPRGWHNWNKPENEKTARYGEYNNRGRGSRTSERAAWSRILTSDEASQITLERVMGDFYPAIVNGWECSALPTESDK; this is translated from the coding sequence ATGAGAAAACTGATTGTCTCACTGTTGATTGTACTGATTCTTCCTGTTGTCCCTGCAGATGCACAGACTCCCGCCTTCCCCGGTGCAGAGGGTGCAGGCAGGTATACTACCGGAGGCAGGGGGGGCGAGGTGCTCTATGTCACCTCCCTCGAGGATTCGGATAAACCGGGAACCCTCCGCTGGGCCATCCGGAAAAAGGGGCCACGCACTATCCTGTTTAAGGTGTCGGGTGAAATCAGGTTGAAGAGTCCACTGAAGATCGATAACGGTGACCTGACCATCGCCGGACAGTCGGCTCCAGGTGATGGGATCTGCATCAGTAACCATGAAACGGTGATCAGTGCCGACAATGTGATCATCCGCTTTATCCGGTTCCGTCTGGGTGACAGGGGAGGTAGGGCAGTCGATGCACTGTCGGGTTATCGCAACCGGCAGATCATCATCGATCACTGCAGCATGAGCTGGAGCGTGGATGAACTTGCCTCCTTTTACGACAATGAGAATTTCACCATGCAGTGGTGCTTCCTTGCCGAGAGCCTGCGAAATTCGAGGCATGACAAGGGCAAACATGGTTACGGCGGTATCTGGGGCGGACGTCATGCCTCGTTCCACCACAACCTGCTGGTCCACAATGATAGCCGAAACCCCCGTTTCTGCGGTAGCCGCTACTCCGGGAGGCCCGACCTAGAACTGGTGGATTTCCGCAACAATGTGATCTATAACTGGGGATCGAACAACATCTACGCAGCAGAAGGGGGGAGCTACAATTTGATAGCCAACTACTACAAACCGGGTCCGGCCAGTTCGAAGGGATCTTCCGCACGGATCATAAATCCTGACGCCGATAATGGAGAGAACCACCAGCCGGCAGGTGTCCATGGACGTTTCTATCTGGAGGGGAACATCCTGGAGGGTAATGCCGCAGTGACTGCAGATAACCGATTGGGTGTCGAACTGGGAGAGAGTTTCAAACAGTTTGCTCCAGGCGTGAGTAGGGAGGATATCCTGGCAGACCAACCCTTTCCGGTAGCCGATGTGACCACCGACAAGGCGGAGGAGGCTTTTGAAAAGGTGTTGCGCTATGGTGGATGCTCCCTGGTGCGGGATATCCACGACAAGCGCTATGTGGATAATGTGCGTGACGGAACTTACTCTTTCGAAGGATCTGCCGGCAGCAGGGGGGGATTGATCGACAGCCAGCAGGATGTAGGAGGGTGGCCGCAGTATCGTACCTATGACACCTATATTGACAGTGATGGAGATGGCATTCCCGACGGCTGGCTGGAGAAACATTATCCGGGTAAGCAGGCCAACGACCGGAACAGCGAGGGCTACACCTACCTGGAGCTTTATCTCAATAGCCTGGTGGCGCACCTGATGGGCGTATCGACCCCCATAGCGGTGAAACGGATTGTGGTAGATCAGCGGGGTGGGGGTGATTACCGGACGCTGCAGGAGGCGGTTGATGCGGTGAGGGCCTTTGATCCCGACTTCTTCACGGAGATTTTTGTCAGGGAGGGAACCTATTACGAAAAGGTGATGATTCCCGATCATGTACGCAACCTGAGGATCGTAGGGGAGAACAGGGAGCGGACCATCATCTCCTTCAACGACCATGCCCTGCTCAACAACATGGGAACCTTCCGGACCTATACCCTGATGGTAAGAGGGGAGAGAATCACCCTAGAGAACCTCACCATCGAGAACAATGCTCCTGCGGTAGCACAGGCGGTGGCGCTCCACACCGAAGGTGACCGCATCATCCTGAGAAACTGCAGGCTCCTGGGAAATCAGGATACCCTCTATACCGGCAGGGAGAGGGGCAGGCTCTATTTCTTCCGTTGCCATATCGAGGGAACTACCGATTTCATCTTTGGTTCCTCCACCGCCTGGTTCGAGGAGTGTGAGCTGCATGCAAAAAAAAATTCATATATCACGGCTGCCAGTACACCAGCCGATACCCCCTACGGCTATATCTTCAACCGTTGCCAGATTACCGTTGCAGAGGGGGTGACCGCTCTCTATCTGGGGCGTCCCTGGCGCCCGCATGCCATGACACTCTTTATGAACTGCACGCTTCCCAAGACGATCCACCCGCGGGGATGGCATAACTGGAATAAGCCCGAGAATGAGAAAACCGCCCGTTACGGAGAATACAACAACAGGGGGAGAGGGAGCCGGACTTCAGAAAGAGCAGCTTGGAGCAGGATCCTCACCTCCGACGAGGCGAGCCAAATCACCCTGGAAAGGGTGATGGGCGATTTCTACCCGGCAATCGTCAACGGGTGGGAGTGCAGCGCTCTACCGACTGAAAGCGATAAATGA
- a CDS encoding pectate lyase family protein: MNGMKCFSSLLTIGTILLLLTFGCQKSIPEIERPDREEPGVDPPAGGHIYPKPVDEQAFAFPGAWGGGRNASGGRGGKLIRVTSLEDDGLPGSLRYAVNQPGARIVIFDVSGTIRLKSRLEIRQGNLTLAGQSAPGDGITLADYPVEIKADNVIIRYLRFRMGDLKVEGDEDALGARNRNNLIIDHCSMSWSTDECASFYDNENFTLQWSILSESLRLSVHDKGAHGYGGIWGGVNASFLYNLLVHHDNRTPRFCGSRYSNKPEKESVDFRNNLIYNWGANNIYGGEGGSYNLVNNYYKPGPASSNSGRLIQPYADDGKNSQPEGIHGRFYLSGNQIEGNIGVSSNNRMGVHLHTTFATYAPGITLDDILEESEFVMGEAVTWSAGEAFEKVLQHAGCSRNRDAVDIRLVEEARNGTATFRGSNPQNTPPYPKPGIIDSQEDLKPADGAAGWSAWPLLSQGTLPVDSDGDGMPDSWERTKGLDPSTPDGGGRHLSTAYDNIEVYLNELAGTVQ; the protein is encoded by the coding sequence ATGAATGGGATGAAGTGTTTTTCCTCATTGCTGACCATTGGCACCATATTGTTGTTGCTGACTTTTGGCTGTCAAAAGAGTATTCCTGAAATTGAGCGGCCCGACCGGGAGGAGCCCGGAGTCGATCCGCCAGCAGGGGGGCACATTTATCCCAAACCGGTGGATGAGCAGGCTTTTGCCTTTCCTGGTGCCTGGGGTGGCGGTCGAAATGCCAGTGGTGGCCGTGGCGGCAAGTTGATTCGGGTCACTTCACTTGAAGATGACGGTCTGCCAGGCTCTTTAAGGTATGCGGTGAACCAGCCAGGAGCCCGCATTGTCATATTCGACGTGAGCGGCACCATCCGGCTGAAAAGCAGACTGGAGATCCGGCAAGGCAACCTCACCCTGGCGGGGCAGTCGGCTCCAGGCGACGGTATCACCCTGGCCGACTATCCGGTGGAGATCAAGGCCGACAATGTCATCATCCGTTACCTTCGTTTCCGGATGGGCGACCTGAAGGTGGAGGGCGATGAGGATGCCCTTGGCGCGCGTAACCGGAACAACCTGATCATCGACCACTGCTCCATGAGCTGGTCGACCGACGAGTGCGCCTCCTTTTATGACAACGAGAACTTCACCTTGCAGTGGTCTATTCTCTCCGAGAGCCTGCGCCTTTCGGTGCACGACAAGGGGGCACACGGTTATGGGGGTATCTGGGGAGGAGTGAATGCCTCCTTCCTTTACAACCTGCTGGTGCATCACGACAACCGTACTCCTCGCTTCTGCGGCAGCCGCTACTCTAACAAGCCGGAGAAGGAGAGCGTGGACTTCCGGAACAACCTGATCTATAACTGGGGTGCAAACAATATCTACGGTGGGGAGGGGGGTAGTTACAACCTGGTGAACAACTACTATAAACCGGGACCCGCATCCTCCAACAGCGGACGGTTGATTCAACCCTATGCCGATGATGGCAAGAACAGTCAGCCTGAAGGTATCCATGGACGTTTCTATCTGAGCGGTAATCAGATAGAGGGTAACATCGGCGTCAGCAGCAACAACCGGATGGGGGTACACCTGCACACCACGTTTGCCACCTATGCCCCGGGTATTACCTTAGATGATATTTTAGAGGAGAGCGAGTTCGTAATGGGAGAGGCAGTGACCTGGAGCGCCGGAGAGGCCTTTGAGAAGGTGTTGCAACACGCCGGATGCAGCAGAAACCGCGATGCGGTGGATATACGTCTGGTAGAGGAGGCGAGGAACGGAACGGCAACTTTCAGGGGATCAAACCCGCAGAACACCCCTCCATACCCGAAACCGGGCATTATAGACAGTCAGGAAGATCTCAAGCCGGCGGATGGAGCTGCCGGATGGAGTGCCTGGCCTCTTCTCTCGCAGGGAACACTCCCGGTCGACAGTGACGGGGATGGCATGCCCGACAGCTGGGAGAGGACAAAGGGTCTTGATCCTTCAACCCCCGATGGAGGCGGGCGACACCTCAGCACCGCCTACGACAACATCGAGGTCTATTTGAATGAACTGGCGGGAACAGTTCAATAG